The region CCTGATGATGTTCGCCTGCCTGGGCGCCCCGGCATCCGGTGGCGTGACCGGCGTGGCCGACGCGAGCGCGGTGCTGCGGGCGCTGCCCGCCGACCTCGTCGAGCGGTTCGAGCGGGAGGGCTGGCAGCTTGCGCGCAACTACAACGAGATGGTCGGCGTGCCGTGGCAGGAGGCGTTCGGCACCGAGGACCGCTCCGTGGTCGAGCGCTACTGCCGGGAGAACTCCATCGAGTTCGAGTGGGACGACATGGACGGGCTGCGGACCAGGCAGCGCCGGTCGGCGGTCATCCGCCACCCCAGGACCGGCGAGCGGGTCTGGTTCAACCAGATCGCTTTCCTCAACGAGTGGACCATCGACCCGGAGGTCCGCGACTACCTCGTCATGGAGTTCGGCCCCGGCGGACTGCCGTTCAACAGCCACTACGGCAGCGGAGAGCCGATCGGCGACGACGTGATCGCGCTGCTCAACGAGGTCTACGAAAGGCACACGCTGCGCGAGCCGTGGCAGGCGGGCGACCTGATGCTGGTCGACAACATCGCCCGGGCGCACAGCCGCGAGCCCTACGAGGGCTCCCGCGAGGTGCTGGTGGCGATGGGCGACCCGGTGCGCCTGGCCGAGTGCTCGCCGACCATCGCACTTCCCTGACCGCCCGAACCACCGACCCCGGAGTAGAAGCATGTCCGCAGTCCCCTCGTTCACGGTGATATCCGGTGCCGAGGTCCAGAATTCGCTCGACGGCCGCCAGAAGCAGGTCGTCGACATCGTGGAGGCGGCCTACCGGCTGCACGGCGAGGAGCGGACGGTGAACCCGCCGTCGTACTTCCTGCGCTTCCCCGAACGCCCCACCTCCCGCATCATCGCGCTGCCCGCCTCACTCGGCGGGGACTCCGCGGTGGACGGCATCAAGTGGATCTCCAGCTTCCCCGGCAACGTCGCCGCCGGGATCCCCCGCGCCTCGGCGGTGCTGGTCCTCAACGACCACGACACCGGATACCCCTTCGCGTGCCTGGAGAGCTCGGTCATCAGCGCCACCCGCACGGCCGCCTCGGCCGCGCTGGCCGCCGACCGCCTCACCCGCGACCGCGGCCGCCCCCGCCGGGTGGGCTTCTTCGGCGTCGGCCTGATCGCCCGGTACCTGCACGACTACCTGCAGGCCACCGGCTGGAGCTTCGACGAGATCGGCGTCCACGACCTCTCCGCCGAGCACGCCGACGGGTTCCGCGGCTACCTGGAGCGGGCCGAGTCCGGGCCGCGGATCACCGTGCACGACAGCGCCGAGGAGCTCATCCGCTCCAGCGACCTGGTCGTGTTCGCCACCGTCGCGGGCACCCCGCACGTCCACGACCCGGCGTGGTTCGAGCACAACCCGCTGGTGCTGCACGTGTCGCTGCGCGACCTGTCGCCGGAGATCATCCTCTCGGCGGTCAACGTCGTCGACGACGTCGAGCACTGCCTCAAGGCCGACACCTCGCCGCACCTGGCCGAACAGCGCACCGGCAACCGCGACTTCCTCGACGGCACGATCAACGACGTGCTCTGCGGGCGGCTCTCCGTCCCCGCCGACCGGCCGGTGGTGTTCTCCCCGTTCGGCCTGGGCGTGCTGGACCTGGCCGTGGGCAAGTTCGTCTACGACGAGGTCACCCGCAACGGCCACCCGACGGTCGTGCCCGACTTCTTCTCCGAGCTCAAGCGCTACGGCTGAGCTCCAGGGGCCTCACCGCAACACGCTCGGTTCGTTCCCGCCAAGACGGAGATAGCTCGGTGCCCATCATTTCGCAGCCGCACGAATTCAACGAGGACGACCTCTACGTCGACCTCCGGCCCACCTTCGGCGTCCCGCTGTACGTCAAGTGCGAGGGGTTCAACTTCGCCGGGTCGATCAAGCTGAAGGCCGCCGACGCGATGGTGGCCGCGGCCGAGCGGTCCGGGGTGCTCGGTCCCGGCTCGATCCTGGTCGAGTCGTCGTCGGGCAACCTCGGGGTGGCGCTGAGCGTGATCGCCGCCAGCAGGGGCTACCGGTTCGTGTGCGTGACCGACTCGCGGTGCAACCTGGCGACCAAGCAGGTGATGGAGTCGCTGGGCTGCGAGGTGCACACCATCACCGAGCCCGACCGCGACGGCGGGTTCCTGGCCGCCAGGCTCGCCCACGTCCGCGAGCTGTGCGAGGGCGACGACCGCTACGTGTGGCTGAACCAGTACGCCAACCCGGACAACTGGTCGGCGCACTACCGGACCACCGCGCCCTCGATCGACCGGGCCTTCCCCAAGCTCGACGTGCTCTTCGTCGGAGCGGGCACCACGGGCACCCTGATGGGTTGCGCCCGGTACTTCAAGCGGTTCCGCCCTGCCGTGAAGGTCGTGGCGGTCGACGCGGTCGGCTCGGTCACCTTCGGCGGCCCGGCCGCACCCCGCATGATCCCCGGCCTGGGGACCGGGGTGCGGCCGCAGCTGCTCGACGAGTCCTTCGTCGACGACGTCGTGCTGGTCGACGAGATCGACACCGTGCGGACCTGCCACCGGCTGGCCGCGCGCGGCTTCCTGTTCGGCGGCTCCACCGGCACGGTCATCAGCGGCGCGACCCGGTGGATGGACGCCAACGACGCCGGCCCCGCCACCACGGCGGTGACCATCGCCCCCGACCTCGGGGAGCGCTACCTCGACTCGCTGTACCAGCCGAGCTGGGTGCGCGAGGTCTACCAGACCGATGCGCTGGACCTGGCCAGCGGCGGCGTCGGGGCGCGCTGAGCCGAGGCGCCGACACGTGTGCCGACGCCCACCGCGGAGAAACCGTGGTGGGCGTTCGCATCCGTGGGTCCGGGCGGCTCGTCAGGTCAGCGTGGCGATGACGTGCGCGGCGGCCTCGGCGAGGAGGGCTTCGTCGTACTCGGCGTCCTTGGCGGGCTTGCTGGACATGATCGCGATCACCAGCGGTGCGGAGTCCGGCGGCCACACCACGGCGATGTCGTTGAGCGTGCCGTAGTCACCGGTGCCGGTCTTGTTCGCCACGGTCCAGCCCGGCGGGACGGCGGCCTTGATGCGCCGGGCGCCGGTGGTGCCGCGTTGGAGCAGGTCGCGGAGGAAGGCGCGCTTGTCCTCGGGCAGCGCGTCCTTCAGCACCAGCTCGTCGAAGTCGGTGCCGAACGCGCGAGGCGAACTCGTGTCGCGGGGGTCTCCCGGAGTGGCTTCCACGATCAGCGGCTCGACCCGGTCCATCCGGGTCACCTCGTCACCGAGGCCGCGAGCGTAGGCGGTCAGCTCGGCCGGCCCGCCGAGATCGCGCAGCAGCAGGTTGCCCGCCGTGCCGTCGCTGTAGCGGACCGCGGCGTCGCACAGCTGGCGGATCGTCATCCCCGTGGACACGTGCTGCCTGGTGATGACCGAGCTCTTCATGAGATCGGCCTCGCCGTAGGTGACGAGCGCGTCCAGGTGCGACATCGGGTTGCGGTGCAGGACCGCGGCCGTCGCCAGCGCCTTGAACGTCGAGCAGAACGCGAAGCGTTCGTCCGCCCGGTGGGCCACGGTCGCGCCGGTGCCGGTGGCCAGGGCGTACACCCCCAGGCGCGCACCGAACTTCCGCTCCAGCCCGGCCAGGTGGTCGTCGTGATCGGGCGCCACGACGGCGGGCGGAGGCGCCGCCGGCGCCTCTCCCCTCGCGCATCCCGCCAGCGGCACGAGCGCCGCCATTCCCAGCAGAGCGCGGCGGGTGACCGCCGGACGCGATGCCGTCATCGTCTTCCTCCCTCTGGTGGGCCCGCGGCCATCATGGCGGGCTCCGACGGACGCGGCGACGGAATTCCGCCGGCCGCGCAACGACGAACGGCGGAGGTTGACCGCGGGAGCAGTCCACCTCCGCCGTGCGGGGCGCGGGATCAGTTCCCGGCCGCCTCCATCGCCTCGACGAGGCTCCTGGGCCGCAGGTCGGTCCAGTGCTCCTCGACGTAGGCCAGGCAAGCGTCGCGGGTGTCCTCGCCGTGGACCTCGGTCCACCCGGCGGGCACCTCGGCGAACGCGGGCCACAGCGAGTGCTGGCCCTCGTCGTTGACCAGCACCAGGTACGTGCCGTCGGGGTCCTCGAAGGGGTTGGTCATCGGACTCGTTCCTCTCTGCCGCGTCACCGGGCCTTGTCGAGCACCTCGGCCAGGCGGCCGACGGTGGGGTGGTCGTAGAGCTGGTGCACCGCCATCCTGGCGGGCAGCGTGCCGTTGATGCGCGCGACGAGCTGCGCCGCGCGCAGGGAGTTGCCGCCGAGCTCGAAGAACGCGTCGTCGCGTCCGACCCGCTCGCGGCCGAGAACCTCGCCCCAGATCGCGGCGAGCCGCCGCTCCAGGTCCGTCTCCGGCTCGGCGTAGCGGCGGCGCTCCCCCGCCGACGCCGCACGCGCCGCCGCCAGCAGCCCGGCCTGGTCGACCCGGCCGGCCGCGTCGCGCGGGACGCGGTCCACCCGCGAGAAGCGCACCGGGGCCTCGCACCGGGCGACCAGCTCGGCGGTGGCCTCGCGCAGCTCCGCCTCGTCCACGCCGGCACCGCTGTAGGCCACCACGATCTCGGTGCTGCGCGAATGTTCCGGGGCGAGCTCGGCGATGATGTCCTCGTTGCGGCCGTCGAGCCCGATCAGCAGGTTCACGCGGTCCTGTCCCAGCGCCGTCAGCAACGACGACAACCCGCTCGCGTCGTCGATGGGCACGAACCCGCGCGAGGCCGCGGCGGCCGACGGGCTGCCCCGGTTCATCCCGCTGCCGGTCCACATGCTCCACGACAGGCACCGCACCGGCCTGCCGAGCTCGTGGCCCCAGTGGTCGGCGAAGCCGTTGAGGAAGCTGTTCGCCGAGGAGTACGCGCCGAAGGAGCTGCCGCCGAACTCGGCGTTGACCGACGAGAACAGCACCAGCAGCGTGTCCGGCCGGTCGCGCAGCACCTCCGCGATGGCCATCGTGCCGTGCACCTTGGCCCGGTAGGTCCGGGCGAACTCGCCGCGCGAGGCGCGCGCGACCGTGTGCTCCTCCAGCCGGGACCACTGCTGCGAGACGTCGTTGCTCGCCAGGTGCAGGACCCCGTCCAGCGACCTCCCCCACCGCCGCTCGGCCTGCGCGACGGCGCTGTGCAGGGCGGCGGTGTCGCCGACGTCCAGCGCCCGGTACTCGACCTCGCCGAGCGTGCGCAGGTCTGCCAGCCGCTCCGCCTTCGGCGTCCCCTCCGCGACCGGACTGCGTCCGATCAGCAGCAACCGCGCCTGGTAGGCCGCCAGCAGGTACTCGGCGATCTGCTGCGCGATGCCGCCGAGACCGCCGGTGATCGCGTACACCCCTCCCTGGACCAGCGCGGGGGAGCTGCCGGCTTCGGGCTCCACCGGTCGCAGCCTGGGCACCAGCCTGGTGCCACCGCGGTGTGCGACCACATCGGCGTCGGGCACCGCGTCGAGCTCGGCGCGCACGATCGCGGCCCACCGCTCGGGCGTGGCCGCCGGCAGGTCGACCTGCCGCAGCACCGGGACCGCGCCCTCGGCGACGGCCGTGCGGACCAGGCCGGGCAGCGCGCCCTTGGCGACGTCCACCGCGTCGCCGTCGCCGGTGCGCACGCCGCCGGTGGTGAGGACGAGGACCTCGGGCCGGCGCTCCCACGAGGCCAGCTCGCCGAGCAGCATCCGCACCGACAGCGCACCGGAGCGGAGACCGGCGTCGATGTCTCCTCCCGGTGTCGCAGCCCATGCGTGCACCACGGCGTCGATCCGGCCGAAGTCGCTTCGAACCGCGGTGAGCAGTTCGCGGTAGTGCGCCGGGTTGGCGTCGTCGATGGAGAAGCGGTTGCCGTCGCGGGCGAAGCGCGTACCCGGCAGGACGACCACGTCGTGCTCGCCGAGCCACTGCTCCCGCTCGACGTCGGCGAACAGCACCCGCACACCCGCGCGGGACTCGGACTCCACAATGGACTGCGCGGTCCAGACCCGCTCGAAGAACCAGTTGTCCTCGGACGGGGGCTCCTCCTCGACCGGACCGCCCTCCAGGGCGCGCAGCGCGTCGGCGAACTTGCCCGCGCGCAGGTCGGCGACGAGCTGGGAACGCTGGATCTTGCCGCTGCCGGTCTTGGGGAACGCCTCGCGCTCGACCGGAACCACTTGGTGCGGCTGCAACCCGATGTCGAAGGCCAGCCTGGCCCTGATCGCGGCCACCGTGCCCGCCACGTCGGCGGACGCGGGCACGAAGAAGACGACCAGCCGGTCGGTGTCGGTGCCCTCCCCCGCGTCGTTGCACGCGGCCACGAAGGTGACCTCGGTGCCGGGCACCTGCTCCACGACGGACTCGATGTCGAAGTTCAGGTAGTTCACGCCCTGGATGACGATGAGGTCGCTGTCGCGTCCGGTGAGCGTCAGCCTGCCGTCGTGGACGAAGCCGAGGTCACCGCTGTTGAACCAGCCGTCCTCGGTGCAGGCCTTCCGGTTGGCCTCGTCGTTGCGGTAGTAGCCGGTCATCATCGTGCTGCCGGAGAACTGCACCCGGCCGACGTGGTCCTCGGGCAGCGGCCGGTCGTGGTCGTCGGCGATCCGCAGCGCCAGCCCCGGCAGCGGGCGGCCGACCTCGGTGAAGGTGATGACCTCCGGGACGTCCCGGGGCGGCACCACGCGCAGCCTGCCGCCGAGCGAGGCTTTCTCGACGCTGATGGTGCCCTGCGCCGGGTCGTCGGCCGAGAGCCTGGAGTAGATGGTGCCGGAGGCGATCTCCGACATCCCGAAGGTCGGCAGCAGCGCGTCCGCGGGCAGGCCGTAGGGCCGCAGCACCTCCAGGAACCGCTGCGCGGTGCGGGTCACCACCGCCTCACCGCCGTTGCAGATGTGGCGCAGGCACGACAGATCCCACGCGCGGCCGGCCGCGCGTTCGGCGTTGTCGTTGAACAGCGAGAAGGCGAAGTTCGGGGCCCAGGTGTTGGTCACCCGGAACCGGTGCACCCAGTCCATCCACACCAGCGGGTCGGCCAGGAACGCGTCCGTCTCGGCGTTGACGTGCTGGTGGCGCAGGACCACGTTGCTGACGTTGTGCATGATGACGCCGCCGACGTGGTCCATGGGGATCCAGTTCAGCGACACGTCGTGCTCGCCGAAGCCGTTGACCGCGGCGCTGGCCAGCGTGCGGGCGATGATGCTGGCGTGGGCGTGCCGGACGCACTTGGGCACACCGGTGCTGCCCGAGGTGAGCAGTTGCACGGCCGGGTCACCGGGTTCGACCGGGTGGGGATCGGCGTCGGCACCGGCGCGGCGCAGTTCCTCGTTGCAGTAGGCGGTGATCTCGGCGTCCCAGCCGGAACCGAGCCCCCGGACCCCTTCCAGCAGCTCGGCGTCGGTGAGGATCACCGGGCGGCCCAGCAGCTCCCACGCGTTGCGCAGCTTGCGTGTACCGGCGTTCTCGCGGTCGAACCCGAGCGGGACCCCGCACGGGGTCGGAACGTAGCCGCCGAGCACGCACGCCCAGAACGCGGTGACGAAGTTCCGGTTGCCTGCGAACTGGAACAGCACCGAGTCGCCCGGCGCCAGCCCGCGTTCGCCGAGCCCGGCGAGCAGCTCCCGCGCCTCGGTGAGCAGCTCGGCGTAGCTCTGGAAGCTCTCACCGCCGTCGGCGGCGATGAACGTGGTTCCGCGATCGGGGGCCAGTTCGGCGGCCAGCCGCAATCCTTCCTGCAGGGTTGTAGGGGCCGACGGGTCGTGCGGCAGCTCGCCGCCGTGGACCTCGGCCGTCGGCAGGTCCGCCCCGCCGACCTCGCGCTCGGCGGTCGCGCCGGTGACCGGCGTGCGCGCGGGCGTCGCCGCCCGCGACCGCGCCTGCCTGCGGACGCCGCAGGCGGCGTCGGAGACACCGGCGTGCGCGCGGACCGCCGCGGACAGCTCCGCCATCAACTCGCTGGACATCTGGGCCGAACCTCCTCGGTGCGCGGCTGGTCCCCGCCGAGGAGGAGCCGCCCGATCTCCTCCGCCAGCTCCCGGGGGCGGTCGTTGAGGTAGAAGTGGCCGCCCTCGAAAATCCGGAGCCGGAAAGCGCCGCTGGTCTGTTCCTGCCACGCCCGCATCGCCTGCTCCGGGGCGCGTTCGTCGTCGTGTCCACCCAGGACGGTGATGGCCGCCGCCAGCGGTGGCTCGGGGCGGTACTCGTAGCGCTCGCCGAGCGTGAAGTCGGCGCGCAGCGCGGGGAGCAGCAGCCGCATCAGCTCGGGGTCGCCGGCCACCGACTCGGCGGTCCCGCCCAGCGATCCCAGCGCCGCGACGAACTCCTCGTCGGGCAGCTCGTGGATCGGCTCGGCCACCGGCGGCCGGTCCGGCGCGACCTCGCCGCTGAGCAGCAGGTGCTCCGGCTGCGGTCCGCCGCGGCCCCGCAGCGCCCGGGCCAGCTCGAAGGCCAGCAGCGCGCCACCGCTGTGACCGAAGAACGCGAACGGCCCCCGGAGGTAGGGACGCATCGTGAGCCCGAGCGTGCGCACCGCGGCGGTGAGGTCGGTCAGCGGCTGTTCGCGGATCCGGTCCTCCCGGCCGGGGAGCTGGAGCG is a window of Saccharopolyspora erythraea NRRL 2338 DNA encoding:
- a CDS encoding MbtH family protein, whose amino-acid sequence is MTNPFEDPDGTYLVLVNDEGQHSLWPAFAEVPAGWTEVHGEDTRDACLAYVEEHWTDLRPRSLVEAMEAAGN
- a CDS encoding thioesterase II family protein gives rise to the protein MLDSFTVESPFVRRARRTDPRVRLFCFPHAGAGAATFAEWPRLLPPEVELIALQLPGREDRIREQPLTDLTAAVRTLGLTMRPYLRGPFAFFGHSGGALLAFELARALRGRGGPQPEHLLLSGEVAPDRPPVAEPIHELPDEEFVAALGSLGGTAESVAGDPELMRLLLPALRADFTLGERYEYRPEPPLAAAITVLGGHDDERAPEQAMRAWQEQTSGAFRLRIFEGGHFYLNDRPRELAEEIGRLLLGGDQPRTEEVRPRCPAS
- a CDS encoding SDR family oxidoreductase; translated protein: MSSELMAELSAAVRAHAGVSDAACGVRRQARSRAATPARTPVTGATAEREVGGADLPTAEVHGGELPHDPSAPTTLQEGLRLAAELAPDRGTTFIAADGGESFQSYAELLTEARELLAGLGERGLAPGDSVLFQFAGNRNFVTAFWACVLGGYVPTPCGVPLGFDRENAGTRKLRNAWELLGRPVILTDAELLEGVRGLGSGWDAEITAYCNEELRRAGADADPHPVEPGDPAVQLLTSGSTGVPKCVRHAHASIIARTLASAAVNGFGEHDVSLNWIPMDHVGGVIMHNVSNVVLRHQHVNAETDAFLADPLVWMDWVHRFRVTNTWAPNFAFSLFNDNAERAAGRAWDLSCLRHICNGGEAVVTRTAQRFLEVLRPYGLPADALLPTFGMSEIASGTIYSRLSADDPAQGTISVEKASLGGRLRVVPPRDVPEVITFTEVGRPLPGLALRIADDHDRPLPEDHVGRVQFSGSTMMTGYYRNDEANRKACTEDGWFNSGDLGFVHDGRLTLTGRDSDLIVIQGVNYLNFDIESVVEQVPGTEVTFVAACNDAGEGTDTDRLVVFFVPASADVAGTVAAIRARLAFDIGLQPHQVVPVEREAFPKTGSGKIQRSQLVADLRAGKFADALRALEGGPVEEEPPSEDNWFFERVWTAQSIVESESRAGVRVLFADVEREQWLGEHDVVVLPGTRFARDGNRFSIDDANPAHYRELLTAVRSDFGRIDAVVHAWAATPGGDIDAGLRSGALSVRMLLGELASWERRPEVLVLTTGGVRTGDGDAVDVAKGALPGLVRTAVAEGAVPVLRQVDLPAATPERWAAIVRAELDAVPDADVVAHRGGTRLVPRLRPVEPEAGSSPALVQGGVYAITGGLGGIAQQIAEYLLAAYQARLLLIGRSPVAEGTPKAERLADLRTLGEVEYRALDVGDTAALHSAVAQAERRWGRSLDGVLHLASNDVSQQWSRLEEHTVARASRGEFARTYRAKVHGTMAIAEVLRDRPDTLLVLFSSVNAEFGGSSFGAYSSANSFLNGFADHWGHELGRPVRCLSWSMWTGSGMNRGSPSAAAASRGFVPIDDASGLSSLLTALGQDRVNLLIGLDGRNEDIIAELAPEHSRSTEIVVAYSGAGVDEAELREATAELVARCEAPVRFSRVDRVPRDAAGRVDQAGLLAAARAASAGERRRYAEPETDLERRLAAIWGEVLGRERVGRDDAFFELGGNSLRAAQLVARINGTLPARMAVHQLYDHPTVGRLAEVLDKAR
- the sbnB gene encoding 2,3-diaminopropionate biosynthesis protein SbnB, which gives rise to MSAVPSFTVISGAEVQNSLDGRQKQVVDIVEAAYRLHGEERTVNPPSYFLRFPERPTSRIIALPASLGGDSAVDGIKWISSFPGNVAAGIPRASAVLVLNDHDTGYPFACLESSVISATRTAASAALAADRLTRDRGRPRRVGFFGVGLIARYLHDYLQATGWSFDEIGVHDLSAEHADGFRGYLERAESGPRITVHDSAEELIRSSDLVVFATVAGTPHVHDPAWFEHNPLVLHVSLRDLSPEIILSAVNVVDDVEHCLKADTSPHLAEQRTGNRDFLDGTINDVLCGRLSVPADRPVVFSPFGLGVLDLAVGKFVYDEVTRNGHPTVVPDFFSELKRYG
- a CDS encoding TauD/TfdA family dioxygenase, whose translation is MASPAADLDLALTAGKPAILHAGDVAEAAPWADAHRAELRSLVDEHGAVLVRGLSLSTAEEFGRISGDLAGPLMREREAFARRWTYADGVYSSSKWPPNQPMCMHHELSYTLEFPGLMMFACLGAPASGGVTGVADASAVLRALPADLVERFEREGWQLARNYNEMVGVPWQEAFGTEDRSVVERYCRENSIEFEWDDMDGLRTRQRRSAVIRHPRTGERVWFNQIAFLNEWTIDPEVRDYLVMEFGPGGLPFNSHYGSGEPIGDDVIALLNEVYERHTLREPWQAGDLMLVDNIARAHSREPYEGSREVLVAMGDPVRLAECSPTIALP
- the sbnA gene encoding 2,3-diaminopropionate biosynthesis protein SbnA gives rise to the protein MPIISQPHEFNEDDLYVDLRPTFGVPLYVKCEGFNFAGSIKLKAADAMVAAAERSGVLGPGSILVESSSGNLGVALSVIAASRGYRFVCVTDSRCNLATKQVMESLGCEVHTITEPDRDGGFLAARLAHVRELCEGDDRYVWLNQYANPDNWSAHYRTTAPSIDRAFPKLDVLFVGAGTTGTLMGCARYFKRFRPAVKVVAVDAVGSVTFGGPAAPRMIPGLGTGVRPQLLDESFVDDVVLVDEIDTVRTCHRLAARGFLFGGSTGTVISGATRWMDANDAGPATTAVTIAPDLGERYLDSLYQPSWVREVYQTDALDLASGGVGAR
- the bla gene encoding class A beta-lactamase, giving the protein MTASRPAVTRRALLGMAALVPLAGCARGEAPAAPPPAVVAPDHDDHLAGLERKFGARLGVYALATGTGATVAHRADERFAFCSTFKALATAAVLHRNPMSHLDALVTYGEADLMKSSVITRQHVSTGMTIRQLCDAAVRYSDGTAGNLLLRDLGGPAELTAYARGLGDEVTRMDRVEPLIVEATPGDPRDTSSPRAFGTDFDELVLKDALPEDKRAFLRDLLQRGTTGARRIKAAVPPGWTVANKTGTGDYGTLNDIAVVWPPDSAPLVIAIMSSKPAKDAEYDEALLAEAAAHVIATLT